Proteins encoded within one genomic window of Rossellomorea vietnamensis:
- a CDS encoding transglycosylase domain-containing protein yields the protein MRVFAGYITVISFMLIFFTTLFFATGEWNKVQSFQQELEHAVSTDSIDLNRTSLLLDGDGKVFSEVNRPYRLYLADEKIPPFLKDILVASEDQHFYEHVGFDAGAILRAVVKNLVFTHIQQGGSTITQQLARNLYLDQEKTYNRKLTELFYAHEIEQSLSKDEILELYMNVIYFSNGVYGIETASQYYFQKSVTDLNQAEMAFIASIPNNPGKYDPLDHFDQTKVRQERLLDILVSTSKLSKDEAEKLKKMPINLNVRKKTDLYPDYAFYVENELKELIALNEGYKLELENTASEEERNRIAGKLEERFQDVISSGVRIQTALQPALQQKSVRALNGQLNEDLQGATVTIDNKSRMIVALSGGRDYQKYNFNHAFQAFRQPGSVIKPLLVYGPYIEKFKAEINDKVNANQYCVGEYCPINYGGIQPGTVTLQQSLAQSYNGSALRLMEKVGIEKAFQAISPFSFERVIKEDKTFASSIGGFTYGMSPLELTDAYTSFIDGRYQESHAIISVSDSHGKILYQWKKNPKKVWSADTTAKMRKMLNEGATSGTGRAAYVSKPYVGIKTGTTNNYHDYWVMGLTDTLTTGVWVGHDIPRDMSEIERQRPSHKVWQEIME from the coding sequence ATGAGAGTTTTTGCAGGTTATATAACGGTGATTAGTTTTATGCTCATCTTCTTCACCACGTTATTTTTTGCGACGGGTGAATGGAACAAGGTACAAAGCTTTCAACAGGAGTTGGAGCATGCCGTGAGTACCGATTCCATCGACCTGAATCGTACAAGCTTACTCCTTGATGGGGACGGTAAGGTCTTTTCAGAAGTGAACCGCCCTTACCGTCTATATTTGGCGGACGAGAAGATCCCCCCATTCCTAAAGGATATTCTCGTCGCATCTGAAGATCAGCATTTTTACGAACACGTCGGTTTCGATGCCGGCGCAATCCTCCGGGCCGTCGTGAAAAATCTGGTGTTCACCCATATCCAGCAGGGTGGTAGCACCATTACACAGCAGCTCGCCCGAAACCTTTATCTGGATCAGGAGAAAACCTATAATCGTAAACTGACAGAGTTGTTTTATGCCCATGAAATTGAACAATCCTTATCAAAGGATGAAATACTTGAGTTATATATGAACGTCATTTACTTCAGTAATGGAGTATACGGGATTGAAACAGCCTCCCAATACTATTTTCAAAAAAGCGTCACCGACCTTAACCAGGCGGAGATGGCGTTCATCGCTTCGATCCCGAATAATCCGGGTAAATATGATCCCCTTGACCATTTCGATCAAACGAAGGTTCGTCAGGAGCGTCTGCTCGATATTCTTGTAAGCACTTCAAAGTTATCGAAGGATGAAGCAGAGAAATTAAAGAAAATGCCCATCAACCTGAATGTCCGCAAGAAGACCGACCTCTATCCCGACTATGCCTTTTATGTGGAGAACGAGCTGAAGGAACTGATCGCTCTAAACGAAGGATATAAGCTGGAACTGGAAAACACCGCTTCTGAAGAGGAAAGGAATCGGATAGCCGGGAAGCTCGAGGAACGATTTCAAGACGTGATTTCGTCAGGTGTCAGGATTCAAACGGCGTTGCAGCCCGCTCTTCAGCAAAAAAGTGTCCGGGCTTTGAATGGACAGCTGAATGAAGACTTACAGGGAGCCACCGTCACCATCGACAACAAGTCAAGAATGATTGTCGCCCTATCCGGGGGCAGGGACTACCAGAAATATAATTTCAATCATGCGTTTCAAGCCTTCAGGCAGCCCGGTTCGGTTATTAAACCGCTGCTCGTATACGGTCCTTATATAGAGAAATTCAAGGCTGAGATTAATGACAAAGTCAATGCCAATCAATACTGTGTCGGCGAGTATTGTCCGATCAACTATGGAGGAATCCAGCCGGGTACGGTGACATTACAACAATCCCTGGCACAATCCTATAACGGCTCGGCACTTCGTCTCATGGAAAAAGTCGGCATAGAAAAAGCCTTCCAAGCCATCTCGCCTTTTTCCTTTGAAAGGGTGATAAAAGAAGATAAAACCTTCGCCTCTTCCATTGGCGGCTTCACATATGGCATGAGTCCCCTGGAACTGACGGACGCCTATACCTCTTTTATTGACGGCCGTTATCAGGAGAGTCATGCCATCATTTCCGTCAGTGACAGTCACGGAAAGATTCTTTATCAATGGAAAAAGAATCCGAAGAAAGTCTGGTCAGCAGATACCACTGCTAAAATGAGAAAAATGCTCAATGAAGGGGCGACATCAGGAACCGGAAGAGCCGCGTATGTATCCAAGCCATATGTAGGAATCAAAACCGGCACGACCAATAACTATCATGATTACTGGGTGATGGGTTTGACCGACACCCTTACGACAGGCGTTTGGGTCGGCCATGATATCCCCCGTGATATGAGTGAGATCGAACGCCAGCGTCCAAGCCATAAAGTGTGGCAGGAAATCATGGAATGA
- a CDS encoding Na(+)/H(+) antiporter subunit B — protein sequence MKTKVKTNDVILQTVTNVVAFIIILFSLRLFFSGHYTPGGGFIGGLMTSGAIVLLLLAYDIKTVATILPVDYKIITAIGLFFSVATGAGALLFDVPFLTHAYDYFHLPLLGKTSLHTAVLFDTGVYLVVIGVTMTIIQTIGVSE from the coding sequence ATGAAAACAAAAGTAAAAACGAATGATGTCATCCTGCAGACCGTCACCAATGTGGTCGCATTCATCATCATCCTGTTCTCGCTGCGCCTTTTCTTCTCGGGTCACTATACCCCGGGGGGAGGATTCATCGGGGGCTTGATGACGTCGGGGGCCATTGTATTACTGTTACTCGCTTATGACATCAAGACCGTCGCCACCATTTTACCGGTGGACTACAAGATCATCACGGCGATCGGACTGTTCTTTTCAGTGGCAACGGGTGCGGGGGCTTTATTATTCGATGTTCCGTTCCTCACCCACGCGTACGATTATTTTCACCTTCCCCTGTTAGGGAAGACATCGCTGCACACAGCGGTTCTCTTTGATACAGGCGTGTATCTGGTGGTCATCGGGGTCACCATGACCATCATTCAAACGATTGGGGTGAGCGAATAA
- a CDS encoding DUF5366 family protein, with product MKNTYLTSYLPLFSILLFSLTFSVYGVGVFVDVFKKIGVYPGMREFLSDIQLKLAILILLMVAFFMVFAALKLIAETINGVSMLFFATDSDGQLYNLVRTGSMIYFIGGLVSVVSLKSFIGLFIIFALSSLAYFIYFVYKISPSLSKWGIFGVVSLQVFSWSSLFLTIFFVFLKLYNGVMASLPIMSKVKL from the coding sequence GTGAAAAATACATACTTAACAAGTTATTTACCCCTTTTTTCGATACTATTGTTTAGTCTGACGTTTTCCGTTTATGGAGTGGGAGTCTTCGTGGACGTATTTAAAAAAATCGGTGTCTACCCGGGCATGAGGGAGTTTTTATCCGATATACAGCTTAAGCTTGCCATTTTGATCCTGTTAATGGTCGCCTTCTTCATGGTGTTCGCGGCTTTAAAACTGATTGCTGAGACCATCAATGGGGTATCCATGCTGTTTTTTGCCACGGATTCGGATGGTCAGTTGTATAATCTTGTCCGTACAGGCTCGATGATTTACTTCATCGGGGGCTTGGTGTCTGTGGTGAGCCTTAAGTCTTTTATTGGGCTTTTCATCATTTTTGCCCTTAGCTCACTCGCTTATTTTATCTACTTTGTGTATAAAATAAGTCCGTCCCTCTCGAAATGGGGGATCTTCGGAGTGGTGAGTTTGCAGGTATTCTCATGGTCTTCGTTATTTTTGACGATCTTCTTTGTTTTTTTGAAGCTTTATAATGGAGTGATGGCTAGCCTCCCGATTATGTCGAAGGTGAAATTATAA
- a CDS encoding PaaI family thioesterase codes for MNTENTLINALGIEFVELGKGKVIATMPVNEQTRQPFGFLHGGASVALAETVASVGAVQLIDLDKEICFGLEINANHIKAKREGIVTATGTVMHQGRTTMVWDIKLTDEDDQLICVSRCTMAVVPKR; via the coding sequence GTGAATACAGAGAACACATTGATCAATGCGTTAGGGATCGAATTTGTAGAATTGGGAAAGGGGAAGGTCATTGCGACGATGCCGGTAAATGAACAGACGAGACAGCCGTTCGGCTTCCTTCATGGCGGGGCTTCGGTGGCACTTGCTGAAACGGTTGCGAGTGTAGGGGCGGTACAATTGATCGACCTGGATAAAGAAATATGCTTCGGCCTTGAAATCAATGCGAATCATATTAAAGCGAAGCGTGAAGGGATCGTCACTGCGACGGGAACGGTCATGCATCAGGGCAGGACCACCATGGTATGGGACATCAAGCTTACAGATGAGGACGATCAATTGATCTGTGTATCGCGCTGCACGATGGCCGTGGTACCGAAACGCTGA
- a CDS encoding Na+/H+ antiporter subunit E has translation MAFQILLNFFLAFVWMFLSVSFTSQSFFIGFLLGLLVIFAFRRFFNSRFYLLRVAAVISLFFLFLKELIMANISVLKTVLKPKLDFQPGIFALPTELKTDWEITLLANLITLTPGTLVMDVSYDKKILYVHAIDMPDVDEAINDIKDSFEKAIMEVSR, from the coding sequence ATGGCTTTTCAAATATTATTAAACTTTTTCCTGGCCTTTGTCTGGATGTTTCTTTCGGTATCCTTTACTTCTCAGTCATTCTTTATTGGCTTTTTACTAGGATTGCTTGTTATCTTTGCATTCAGAAGATTTTTCAACTCACGCTTTTATTTATTACGGGTGGCTGCCGTGATCAGTTTATTCTTCCTCTTCCTGAAGGAGCTGATCATGGCAAATATCTCGGTTTTAAAAACGGTTTTGAAACCGAAGTTGGATTTCCAGCCGGGCATCTTCGCTTTACCGACAGAATTAAAGACCGATTGGGAGATCACACTCTTGGCGAATCTGATCACATTGACACCCGGGACGCTGGTCATGGATGTGTCGTACGACAAGAAGATTCTTTATGTTCATGCCATCGATATGCCGGATGTCGATGAAGCCATCAATGATATAAAGGATTCTTTTGAAAAAGCCATCATGGAGGTGAGCCGCTAA
- the mnhG gene encoding monovalent cation/H(+) antiporter subunit G encodes MSEIIRFFIGFFLVIGGFLSLVTAFGVLRLPDVYTRNHAASKSATLGVMSILLATFLYFYLEHGHFNSRLILAIVFIFVTAPVSGHLISRAAYNTGVKLWDKSVRDDLKDKEQYERQNSQ; translated from the coding sequence GTGAGCGAGATCATTAGATTTTTCATCGGATTCTTTTTAGTCATTGGAGGATTTCTCAGCCTCGTCACGGCTTTCGGCGTACTGAGACTTCCTGATGTATATACGAGAAATCATGCTGCTTCTAAAAGTGCGACGCTCGGGGTCATGTCGATCCTGCTCGCAACCTTTCTTTACTTTTATCTGGAGCATGGTCATTTCAATTCACGACTGATCCTGGCCATCGTCTTCATCTTTGTCACTGCGCCGGTTTCCGGCCACCTCATTTCACGTGCTGCCTATAATACAGGCGTCAAACTTTGGGACAAAAGTGTACGGGATGACTTAAAGGATAAAGAACAATATGAGCGTCAGAACAGTCAATGA
- a CDS encoding DUF2188 domain-containing protein, translated as MSWTKNDYPASLKNLPRDVRNKAIEIANALLDEGYEEGRAIAIATDRAHQSEEGSTPDKTEYHVTPHDDGWQLKKADGKRAILVESTKDKLLSKAKDYVTDHSGTLVVHKQDGSVEDHLYQR; from the coding sequence ATGAGTTGGACAAAAAATGATTATCCTGCTTCACTGAAGAATCTGCCAAGAGACGTACGGAACAAAGCCATAGAGATAGCCAATGCCTTGTTGGATGAAGGGTATGAAGAAGGAAGGGCGATTGCCATCGCCACTGACCGTGCCCATCAGTCTGAAGAAGGGAGTACACCGGATAAGACAGAATATCATGTCACTCCCCATGACGACGGCTGGCAGTTGAAGAAGGCCGACGGAAAGAGGGCCATCCTGGTTGAGAGTACAAAGGACAAACTCCTATCGAAAGCGAAAGATTATGTGACGGATCATTCCGGGACACTGGTTGTGCATAAACAGGATGGAAGCGTTGAAGATCACTTGTATCAGCGCTAG
- a CDS encoding Na(+)/H(+) antiporter subunit F1, giving the protein MLHLFFQITLLCVSISMLGLVYRVVKGPTIPDRVVALDAIGINLIAIIALVSMMLDTYAFLEVILLLGILAFIGTVAFSKFLEKGEIIERERDH; this is encoded by the coding sequence ATGTTACATCTGTTCTTTCAAATCACATTATTATGCGTCTCCATATCCATGCTCGGCCTCGTTTACCGGGTGGTGAAAGGTCCCACGATCCCTGACCGGGTAGTGGCACTCGATGCGATCGGGATCAACCTGATCGCCATCATTGCACTCGTTTCCATGATGCTCGATACGTACGCTTTTCTGGAAGTGATTCTGCTTCTCGGAATCCTTGCTTTCATCGGAACCGTCGCCTTTTCAAAGTTTCTGGAGAAAGGGGAGATCATCGAACGTGAGCGAGATCATTAG
- a CDS encoding Na+/H+ antiporter subunit D, with amino-acid sequence MTNLLILPILIPLFTAIILMFISKYVKLQRGISALSTLGTVAASLVLINTVHHDGIQTVNLGSWEAPFGITLVSDMFSALLVTTTSIIAFIVLLYSFKSIGVDRERFYYYPVVQFLLVGVNGAFTTGDIFNLFVFFEVMLMSSYVLLVLGGTKAQLREGIKYILVNVISSALFVITVAYLYSVVGTLNMADISRKIAEVDQPGIITAIAILFLLVFGLKGAIFPLYFWLPGSYYAPPTPVLALFGALLTKVGVYSIIRTYTLFFYHYTGFTHEILSILAILTMVLGCIGAIAYWDVKKIIIYNIVIAVGVILFGVSTMNPEALEGAIYYLVHDMIIKAALFLLVGVMIAITGTANLKKMGGLIKHYPWLGWTFLVAAFSLAGIPPLSGFIGKFLIVRGSFAAGAYVGAGVVLASSLLVLYSVIKIFLNGIWGTPKEYNGVSKGDARYLWMTSAVLVVLAVFYGLGAEAMRPLFSQATEVLVNPNLYIDAVLKE; translated from the coding sequence ATGACTAACTTATTAATACTACCGATTCTAATCCCGTTATTTACGGCGATTATCTTAATGTTTATCAGCAAATATGTGAAACTGCAACGAGGGATTTCAGCCCTTTCAACGCTGGGGACTGTAGCAGCTTCCCTCGTACTCATCAATACGGTTCACCATGACGGTATCCAGACGGTGAACCTTGGAAGCTGGGAGGCTCCTTTTGGGATCACCCTCGTTTCCGACATGTTCTCTGCCTTACTGGTCACTACGACAAGTATCATAGCCTTTATCGTGCTTCTCTACTCGTTTAAGTCGATCGGGGTTGACAGGGAGCGATTCTACTATTATCCTGTCGTTCAGTTTCTATTGGTTGGAGTGAACGGGGCTTTCACGACAGGTGATATCTTCAACCTATTCGTCTTTTTTGAAGTCATGCTGATGAGTTCTTATGTGCTATTGGTTCTTGGCGGCACAAAAGCACAACTTCGTGAGGGGATCAAATACATTCTCGTGAATGTCATCTCCTCCGCCCTATTCGTCATTACCGTTGCCTACTTGTATTCAGTCGTTGGAACGTTGAATATGGCGGATATTTCGAGGAAAATCGCAGAAGTGGATCAGCCTGGCATCATCACGGCGATCGCCATCCTGTTCCTATTGGTCTTTGGCCTTAAAGGTGCGATCTTTCCCCTTTACTTCTGGCTGCCGGGCTCTTACTATGCGCCACCGACACCGGTGCTCGCTTTGTTCGGAGCCCTGCTTACGAAGGTAGGCGTTTATTCGATCATCCGGACATACACGTTATTTTTCTATCACTATACCGGATTTACCCATGAGATCCTGAGCATACTCGCCATCCTTACCATGGTGCTCGGCTGTATCGGTGCCATAGCCTATTGGGATGTTAAAAAGATCATCATTTATAACATCGTCATTGCTGTCGGTGTGATTCTGTTCGGGGTATCGACGATGAACCCTGAAGCATTGGAAGGTGCCATTTATTACCTGGTGCATGACATGATCATCAAAGCCGCTTTATTCCTTCTGGTCGGGGTAATGATTGCCATCACAGGCACGGCCAATCTGAAGAAAATGGGGGGACTCATCAAGCACTACCCTTGGCTCGGGTGGACATTCCTGGTTGCCGCATTCTCCCTTGCCGGCATCCCGCCTTTAAGCGGTTTTATCGGGAAATTCTTAATTGTACGGGGAAGCTTTGCCGCAGGAGCCTATGTAGGGGCAGGAGTCGTCCTCGCATCCAGTCTGTTGGTGCTCTACTCTGTCATCAAGATCTTCCTGAATGGCATCTGGGGAACCCCGAAGGAATATAACGGAGTGTCAAAGGGAGACGCCCGATACTTATGGATGACGTCTGCTGTACTCGTCGTGCTGGCTGTTTTTTATGGTCTTGGGGCAGAAGCGATGCGTCCACTCTTTTCACAAGCAACCGAAGTACTGGTGAATCCGAATCTCTATATAGACGCAGTGTTAAAGGAGTAA
- a CDS encoding Na(+)/H(+) antiporter subunit C, which yields MEIIMAVVVGILFTSAVYLMLSKSLLRIIIGTALLSHGAHLLILSVSGLKGGAAPLLGEHAESYVDPLPQALILTAIVISFGVTAFFLVLAYRAYQELGTDNMDQMRGNEGND from the coding sequence ATGGAGATCATCATGGCCGTCGTCGTCGGAATCCTATTTACAAGCGCCGTGTACTTAATGTTATCCAAGAGCTTGCTCCGGATCATCATCGGGACAGCCCTGTTGAGCCACGGTGCCCATTTATTGATCCTTTCCGTGAGTGGTCTTAAAGGGGGAGCTGCCCCTCTTCTCGGGGAACACGCTGAATCATATGTCGATCCTTTGCCACAGGCATTGATCCTGACGGCAATCGTCATCAGCTTTGGAGTGACAGCTTTCTTCCTCGTTCTCGCTTATCGGGCATATCAGGAGCTTGGCACGGATAATATGGATCAGATGAGAGGTAACGAAGGAAATGACTAA
- a CDS encoding MFS transporter, producing MSQKRKNLTIMLMANFLVAASATMVLPFLSLYIETFGTYSHEYVQRWSGFVFGVTFLTAFFISPLWGRIGDRFGYKPILLITGYGIATSIFLMGFMHSVGGLFILRGIMGAVTGFIPTSMALISSQTPKEEAGRTLGTLQMGTVSGGLFGPVIGGLLADNVGFSYTFIFTSIAIATAATVVLFGIDEQRSREQRDQRNKYSSKEVLQHIFSHKLLVTVLILSCLIQVANFSIQPLLALYVDELTSSSNLAFLAGIAFSATGFGNLIATRRWGKLGDDIGYEKVLSILLVLASIFIVPQALAVELWQLVLFRFLFGIAIGGMIPCVTAYIRQEAPLSMQGEVLGYNQSFRFLGNVIGPAFGGVVSGYIGISSVFYVTGALFLGAFGLLWWSIHHSETPSHVKDY from the coding sequence ATTTCACAAAAAAGAAAGAATCTAACCATCATGCTCATGGCCAATTTTCTGGTGGCGGCCAGCGCAACCATGGTGCTGCCTTTTTTATCCCTTTACATTGAAACCTTTGGCACTTACAGTCACGAATATGTACAGCGCTGGTCAGGTTTTGTCTTTGGCGTTACATTTTTAACGGCCTTCTTCATATCTCCCTTATGGGGGCGGATCGGGGATCGTTTTGGATATAAACCGATCCTCCTCATCACGGGATACGGGATTGCAACGTCCATCTTCTTAATGGGGTTTATGCATTCCGTCGGGGGACTATTCATCCTGCGGGGAATCATGGGTGCGGTGACGGGATTCATCCCTACATCGATGGCCCTCATTTCCTCCCAGACACCTAAGGAAGAAGCGGGAAGGACACTTGGCACCCTTCAAATGGGAACCGTATCAGGCGGTTTATTCGGGCCCGTGATTGGAGGACTGTTGGCAGACAATGTGGGGTTTTCCTACACGTTCATCTTCACTTCCATCGCCATTGCCACTGCTGCGACCGTCGTCCTTTTCGGCATCGATGAACAAAGAAGCAGGGAACAACGGGATCAACGAAACAAGTACTCGAGTAAAGAAGTCCTGCAGCATATCTTCAGTCATAAATTACTTGTGACGGTCCTTATCCTTTCCTGCCTGATTCAAGTGGCGAACTTCAGCATACAGCCGCTTCTCGCCTTGTATGTTGATGAACTCACTTCTTCTAGTAATCTGGCATTTTTAGCAGGAATCGCCTTTTCTGCTACAGGATTCGGGAATTTGATTGCAACCAGACGATGGGGAAAGCTTGGAGACGATATCGGGTACGAAAAGGTTTTATCCATCCTTCTCGTTCTCGCATCTATCTTCATCGTTCCACAGGCCCTGGCTGTCGAGCTATGGCAGCTTGTCCTTTTCCGGTTTCTGTTCGGAATTGCAATCGGCGGCATGATTCCATGCGTCACAGCATACATCCGTCAGGAAGCGCCTTTGAGTATGCAGGGGGAAGTCCTTGGGTATAACCAAAGCTTCCGGTTCCTTGGTAATGTAATCGGACCTGCCTTTGGAGGAGTGGTATCCGGATATATTGGCATTTCTTCCGTTTTTTATGTAACAGGTGCTTTATTCTTGGGGGCATTTGGATTATTATGGTGGAGTATACATCATTCTGAAACCCCAAGTCATGTGAAAGATTACTAG
- a CDS encoding Na+/H+ antiporter subunit A has product MTLLHWAIVSPFLFAILIPFLYKAFRNVHTGWFVLLLPAALFTYFFQFISITRNGDTVKETLEWMPSFGINFTAYVDGLGLLFAMLITGIGSLVVLYSIYYLDKKKEQLHNFYVYLMMFMGAMLGVVLSDNLIVLYMFWEFTSISSFLLIGYWYHRERSRYGALKSMLITVFGGLSMLGGFLLLYLMGGTFSIRELVGQADQLMTQAFFMPALLLVLLGAFTKSAQFPFHIWLPDAMEAPTPVSAYLHSATMVKAGIYLVARLSPVFAESSVWLWLVGGVGIFTLFWGSFNAVKQTDLKGILAFSTVSQLGLIMSLLGVGAAALHYTELDDNIYMVATLAAVFHLINHATFKGSLFMVVGIIDHETGTRDIRKLGGLMNFMPITFTIAIIGAFSMAGLPPFNGFLSKEMFFTGMVRVLEMDIFNLDTFGLIFPLLAWVGSVFTFIYSMILVFKTFTGKHQPEKLEKKPHEAPLGMLISPIILASLVVIFGFFPNILSERIIAPAVKAITPSLIQEGHEVETHISFWHGFTPELFMTFGVILFGILLYLLLPSWKKVYKWIPERFTLNSFYDGGLIKSERGAHNFTSGYMTGFIRTYLVYIFSFLIAISLFAMWFNGAFAINLEEVAPVGVYEIAIALLLVISSVTILFAKSRLTSIISLGAAGYTVSLFFVLFRAPDLALTQLVIETVSVALFLLCFYHLPKLSRHEERMRFKLGNALISIGVGVVVALFAISSYSSKMFKSISKYYIENTHDKAGGENMVNVILVDFRGFDTMFEICVLAIAALGIFSMIKLRLTRRDEG; this is encoded by the coding sequence ATGACTTTATTACATTGGGCAATTGTATCGCCTTTTTTATTTGCGATACTTATTCCATTTCTATATAAAGCATTTCGGAATGTACATACCGGCTGGTTCGTACTATTATTGCCGGCAGCTTTATTCACGTACTTTTTTCAATTCATCTCCATTACAAGAAATGGGGACACCGTCAAGGAAACACTGGAGTGGATGCCTTCCTTCGGGATCAACTTCACCGCTTACGTAGATGGCCTTGGATTGCTGTTTGCCATGCTCATCACGGGGATCGGTTCACTGGTTGTCCTTTACTCCATTTATTATTTAGATAAGAAGAAGGAGCAATTACATAATTTTTATGTGTACTTAATGATGTTCATGGGGGCGATGTTGGGCGTTGTCCTTTCCGACAACCTGATCGTCCTTTATATGTTCTGGGAATTCACTTCCATTTCATCATTCTTATTGATCGGGTATTGGTACCACCGGGAGCGTTCCAGGTATGGAGCACTAAAATCCATGCTCATCACGGTATTTGGGGGCCTCAGCATGCTTGGGGGATTCCTGCTCCTCTATCTCATGGGCGGGACTTTCAGCATCAGGGAATTAGTCGGACAAGCTGACCAGCTTATGACACAGGCGTTTTTCATGCCTGCTTTGCTTCTGGTACTATTGGGAGCTTTCACGAAATCCGCTCAGTTCCCATTCCACATCTGGCTGCCCGATGCCATGGAAGCACCTACACCGGTCAGTGCCTATCTGCACTCTGCCACAATGGTTAAAGCAGGTATCTATCTTGTCGCCCGCTTGAGCCCGGTATTCGCAGAATCTAGCGTTTGGCTGTGGCTCGTCGGAGGCGTCGGGATCTTCACTTTATTCTGGGGTTCTTTCAACGCCGTCAAACAAACGGACTTAAAAGGGATCCTCGCCTTTTCCACCGTCAGTCAACTGGGTCTCATCATGTCCCTGTTGGGAGTGGGAGCGGCAGCTCTTCATTACACAGAGCTGGATGATAACATTTATATGGTGGCAACACTCGCTGCCGTATTCCATTTGATCAACCACGCGACCTTCAAAGGAAGTTTATTCATGGTCGTCGGGATCATTGATCACGAAACGGGTACCCGGGATATCCGTAAACTTGGCGGGCTGATGAACTTCATGCCCATCACGTTCACCATCGCCATCATCGGAGCATTCTCCATGGCAGGGCTCCCTCCTTTCAACGGATTCCTTTCCAAGGAAATGTTCTTTACCGGGATGGTCAGGGTCCTTGAAATGGATATTTTCAACCTGGATACATTCGGCTTGATCTTCCCGCTCCTTGCGTGGGTCGGAAGTGTGTTCACGTTCATTTACAGCATGATCCTGGTCTTCAAGACCTTTACCGGGAAGCACCAGCCGGAGAAGCTCGAAAAGAAACCGCATGAAGCCCCTCTTGGAATGTTGATCTCACCGATCATCCTGGCTTCCCTCGTGGTCATCTTCGGTTTCTTCCCGAATATCCTGTCAGAGCGGATCATCGCACCTGCAGTGAAGGCAATCACGCCAAGCCTCATCCAAGAGGGACACGAGGTTGAAACGCACATTTCATTCTGGCATGGATTTACACCTGAGCTGTTCATGACATTCGGGGTCATCCTATTCGGTATCCTGTTGTATCTCCTCCTTCCTTCATGGAAAAAGGTGTACAAATGGATCCCCGAGCGCTTTACGCTGAATTCTTTCTATGATGGAGGTCTCATCAAGAGTGAGCGTGGAGCCCATAACTTTACAAGCGGCTATATGACAGGCTTTATCCGTACGTATCTGGTGTACATCTTCTCCTTCTTGATTGCCATATCATTGTTTGCGATGTGGTTCAATGGGGCGTTCGCCATCAATTTGGAGGAAGTTGCTCCAGTCGGAGTCTATGAGATTGCCATAGCGCTTCTCCTTGTCATCAGTTCTGTCACCATCCTGTTTGCGAAATCACGACTGACGTCCATCATTTCGCTTGGAGCTGCAGGGTATACCGTTTCACTATTCTTTGTATTATTCCGCGCCCCGGACCTGGCCCTGACACAGCTTGTCATTGAAACCGTGTCGGTCGCCCTGTTCTTACTTTGCTTCTATCACCTGCCTAAATTAAGCAGGCATGAAGAACGCATGCGGTTTAAACTCGGGAATGCACTCATATCGATCGGGGTTGGAGTGGTTGTCGCATTATTTGCCATCTCTTCCTACAGCTCGAAAATGTTTAAGTCCATTTCGAAGTATTATATTGAAAATACCCATGATAAAGCCGGCGGGGAAAACATGGTCAACGTCATCCTCGTAGACTTCCGTGGGTTTGATACGATGTTTGAAATTTGCGTCTTGGCCATTGCGGCACTTGGCATATTCTCCATGATCAAACTGCGCCTTACAAGGAGGGATGAAGGATGA